One genomic segment of Lysobacter sp. 5GHs7-4 includes these proteins:
- a CDS encoding metalloregulator ArsR/SmtB family transcription factor, with translation MVNNHSERLDAVFHALADPTRRAMLRSLSDRARSVGELAAPFDMSLAAASKHIKVLEGAGLVRREIQGRTHVCRLDARPMHGGMEWMRHYERFWNERLDALDALLQAEDRALAATGKPRSQR, from the coding sequence ATGGTTAATAATCATTCCGAACGGCTCGACGCCGTGTTCCACGCCCTGGCCGATCCAACCCGGCGCGCGATGCTGCGCAGCCTGTCCGATCGGGCGCGCAGCGTCGGCGAACTCGCCGCGCCCTTCGACATGTCCCTGGCCGCCGCGTCCAAGCACATCAAGGTGCTGGAAGGCGCCGGCCTGGTCCGGCGCGAAATCCAGGGCCGCACCCACGTCTGCCGCCTCGATGCGCGACCGATGCACGGCGGCATGGAGTGGATGCGCCATTACGAGCGGTTCTGGAACGAACGCCTGGATGCCCTCGACGCCTTGCTGCAGGCCGAGGACCGTGCCCTGGCCGCCACCGGCAAACCCAGGAGCCAACGATGA
- a CDS encoding phage baseplate assembly protein V: MPLQTRPETSHPGTAARPRYYGKYRAVVLDHVDPLRLGRVQVQVPEVYGAGGGRWAMPCVPVAGRQSGVFLLPPIGAPVWVEFEQGDAELPVWVGGYWVDADELPPLAHAGQAIAPGLLLQTPNQHAIAISDLPGSDGGILLRSRSGASIAITDAGITISNGRGASIVLAGAMVTINDGALTVV, from the coding sequence ATGCCGCTCCAGACACGGCCGGAGACATCTCATCCCGGCACGGCCGCGCGCCCGCGTTACTACGGCAAGTACCGCGCCGTGGTACTGGACCACGTCGACCCTTTGCGCCTGGGCCGGGTCCAGGTGCAGGTGCCCGAGGTTTACGGCGCCGGCGGCGGCCGCTGGGCCATGCCCTGCGTGCCGGTGGCGGGGCGTCAGAGCGGCGTGTTCCTGCTGCCGCCGATCGGCGCGCCGGTATGGGTGGAGTTCGAACAGGGCGACGCCGAACTGCCGGTCTGGGTCGGCGGCTATTGGGTGGACGCCGACGAATTGCCGCCGCTCGCGCACGCCGGCCAGGCGATCGCGCCCGGCTTGCTGCTGCAGACGCCGAACCAGCACGCGATCGCGATCTCCGATCTGCCCGGCTCCGACGGCGGCATCCTGCTCAGAAGCCGCAGCGGCGCGTCGATCGCGATCACCGATGCCGGCATCACCATCAGCAACGGCCGCGGCGCCAGCATCGTGCTGGCCGGGGCGATGGTGACGATCAACGACGGCGCGTTGACGGTGGTGTGA
- a CDS encoding helix-turn-helix transcriptional regulator, translating into MNTTRPVGELLRDWRQRRRLTQLDLAGMADISTRHVSFIETGRSLPSRAMLLRLADRLDVPLRERNQLMTAAGLAPMYAQRSLDDPALHEAQAAIQLVLRGHEPYPALAIDRHWQLLAANRAVERMLEGIPVDLLQPPINVLRLSLHPRGLAPLIVNLAQWRAHLLHRLRHQADATGDPVLHTLHDELAAYPCDDVDEVELPSQLSVAVPLRLRSADGGEHAYISTTTVFGTPMDVTLAELAIESFFPADAATANALRALQAAESQAG; encoded by the coding sequence ATGAACACGACCCGACCCGTAGGCGAACTGCTGCGCGACTGGCGCCAGCGCCGCCGCCTGACCCAACTCGACCTGGCCGGCATGGCCGACATCTCCACCCGCCACGTCAGCTTCATCGAGACCGGGCGCTCGCTGCCCAGCCGCGCGATGCTGCTGCGCCTGGCCGACCGCCTCGACGTGCCGCTGCGCGAGCGCAACCAGCTCATGACCGCCGCCGGGCTGGCACCGATGTACGCGCAGCGTTCGCTGGACGATCCCGCGCTGCACGAGGCCCAGGCCGCGATCCAGCTGGTGCTGCGCGGCCACGAGCCCTACCCCGCGCTGGCGATCGACCGCCATTGGCAACTGCTCGCCGCCAACCGCGCGGTCGAACGCATGCTCGAGGGCATTCCCGTCGACCTGCTGCAACCGCCGATCAACGTGCTGCGCCTGAGCCTGCATCCGCGCGGCCTGGCGCCGCTGATCGTCAACCTCGCGCAGTGGCGCGCGCACCTGCTGCACCGCCTGCGCCACCAGGCCGACGCCACCGGCGATCCGGTGCTGCACACCCTGCACGACGAGCTCGCCGCCTATCCCTGCGACGACGTCGACGAAGTCGAGCTGCCCTCGCAGCTCAGCGTGGCGGTGCCGCTGCGCCTGCGCAGCGCCGACGGCGGCGAGCACGCCTACATCAGCACCACCACCGTGTTCGGCACGCCCATGGACGTGACCCTGGCGGAGCTGGCGATCGAATCCTTCTTCCCTGCCGACGCCGCCACCGCCAACGCATTGCGCGCGCTGCAGGCGGCCGAAAGCCAGGCCGGCTGA
- a CDS encoding NAD(P)/FAD-dependent oxidoreductase: MAEVYDVLIVGGGAAGLMCALTAGQRGKRVLVVEHANRVGKKILMSGGGRCNFTNTGTGPANFISANPHYCKSALARYTPADFVELVERHGIAYHEKELGQLFCDVSSKLIVKLLLDECADAGVRIETSCSVERVLHADGEAPFRLHTTRGAFAAPRLVVATGALSIPSMGATGFGYELARQFGHTVLPTRAGLVPLTLSGKHQERLADLSGVALPVTARCNGRSFSNQMLITHRGVSGPAILQISSYWQPGDDLRLDLLPGHDAADWLRAQQLERPAAELKTVLSDAMPRRFAQRLCELWLSNKPMKQYTPPELKQLAATLQDWPLVASGTEGYRTAEVTLGGVDTDELSSSSMESRRVPGLHFVGEVVDVTGWLGGYNFQWAWASGHAAGMAV, encoded by the coding sequence ATGGCCGAGGTTTACGACGTCCTGATCGTCGGCGGCGGCGCCGCCGGCCTGATGTGTGCGCTGACCGCCGGCCAGCGCGGCAAGCGCGTGCTGGTGGTCGAACACGCCAACCGCGTCGGCAAGAAGATCCTGATGTCGGGCGGCGGCCGCTGCAATTTCACCAACACCGGCACCGGCCCGGCCAATTTCATCTCGGCCAATCCGCATTACTGCAAATCGGCGCTGGCGCGCTACACGCCGGCCGATTTCGTCGAACTGGTCGAGCGCCACGGCATCGCCTATCACGAGAAGGAACTCGGCCAGCTGTTCTGCGACGTGTCGTCGAAGCTGATCGTGAAGCTGCTGCTGGACGAATGCGCCGACGCCGGCGTGCGCATCGAAACCTCGTGCAGCGTCGAGCGCGTGCTGCATGCCGATGGGGAAGCGCCGTTCCGTTTGCACACCACGCGCGGCGCGTTCGCGGCGCCGCGGCTGGTGGTGGCCACCGGCGCGTTGTCGATCCCCAGCATGGGCGCGACCGGCTTCGGCTACGAACTGGCGCGCCAGTTCGGCCACACCGTGCTGCCCACGCGCGCCGGGCTGGTGCCGCTGACCCTCAGCGGCAAGCACCAGGAACGCCTGGCCGACCTCAGCGGCGTCGCCCTGCCGGTGACCGCGCGCTGCAACGGCCGCAGCTTCAGCAACCAGATGCTGATCACCCACCGCGGTGTCAGCGGCCCGGCGATACTGCAGATCTCGTCCTACTGGCAGCCCGGCGACGACCTGCGCCTGGACCTGTTGCCCGGCCACGACGCCGCCGACTGGCTGCGCGCGCAGCAGCTCGAGCGCCCCGCGGCCGAGCTCAAGACCGTGCTGTCCGATGCGATGCCGCGCCGTTTCGCCCAGCGTCTGTGCGAGCTGTGGCTGAGCAACAAGCCGATGAAGCAGTACACGCCGCCGGAGTTGAAGCAGCTGGCGGCGACCCTGCAGGACTGGCCCCTGGTCGCCAGCGGCACCGAGGGCTACCGCACCGCCGAAGTCACACTGGGCGGCGTCGACACCGACGAACTGTCGTCCAGCAGCATGGAATCCCGGCGCGTGCCGGGCTTGCATTTCGTCGGCGAAGTGGTCGACGTGACCGGCTGGCTGGGCGGCTACAACTTCCAGTGGGCCTGGGCGTCGGGGCATGCGGCGGGCATGGCGGTCTGA
- a CDS encoding YaeQ family protein, with the protein MAPNATIVKIELQISDMDRHYYAAHALTLAQHPSETQQRLMVRMLAFALHAQERLEFGPGLSSEDEPDLSLRDYTGDIELWIDVGQPDESRIRKACGRARQVVVVNYGGRAADIWWDKNAAGLRRLKNLTVLDIDADAVEAMAAMVERSFRLDCQIQDGEVALSNDRAALTLTPAVRLAVGAQAA; encoded by the coding sequence ATGGCGCCCAACGCCACCATCGTCAAGATCGAACTGCAAATCAGCGATATGGACCGGCATTACTACGCCGCCCATGCCCTGACCTTGGCCCAGCATCCGTCCGAAACCCAGCAACGGCTGATGGTGCGCATGCTCGCCTTCGCCCTGCACGCGCAGGAGCGGCTGGAGTTCGGCCCCGGCCTGAGCAGCGAGGACGAGCCGGACCTGAGCCTGCGCGACTACACGGGCGACATCGAACTGTGGATCGACGTCGGCCAGCCCGACGAGTCGCGCATCCGCAAGGCCTGCGGGCGCGCGCGTCAGGTGGTGGTGGTGAACTACGGCGGCCGCGCCGCCGATATCTGGTGGGACAAGAACGCCGCCGGCCTGCGCCGCCTGAAAAACCTCACCGTGCTCGACATCGACGCCGACGCCGTCGAGGCGATGGCCGCCATGGTCGAGCGCAGCTTCCGCCTGGACTGCCAGATCCAGGACGGCGAAGTCGCGCTGAGCAACGACCGCGCCGCGCTCACCCTGACCCCGGCGGTGCGCCTGGCCGTGGGCGCGCAGGCCGCCTGA
- a CDS encoding pseudouridine synthase — translation MSPPSAATDGIAASRLQLPPGPWQTLLDGVCARFPAIARAQWRERFARGRVLDAQGRALAADMPYRVGMEIRYFREVAAEAEIPFQERVLHADAHLIVVDKPHFLPVTPSGGYVEQTLLARLVRRYGNPDLVPLHRLDRATAGLVLFSADPRTRAAYQALFRERRIDKRYEALAAPLPQYAFPLQRATRLEPGEPFFLMREAQGVPNSLTRIEVLDRGDTHWRYGLEPVSGRKHQLRVHMAAVGAPILNDPFYPLAEQRSADDYARPLKLLARSLAFVDPLDGAERRYESSYSL, via the coding sequence ATGTCGCCGCCCTCCGCCGCCACCGACGGCATCGCCGCCAGCCGCCTGCAACTGCCGCCCGGTCCCTGGCAGACGCTGCTGGACGGCGTGTGCGCGCGGTTCCCGGCCATCGCCCGCGCGCAATGGCGCGAGCGCTTCGCGCGCGGGCGCGTGCTCGACGCGCAGGGGCGGGCGCTGGCCGCCGACATGCCGTATCGGGTCGGCATGGAAATCCGCTACTTCCGAGAGGTCGCCGCCGAGGCCGAGATTCCGTTCCAGGAACGCGTGCTGCATGCCGATGCGCACCTGATCGTGGTCGACAAGCCGCACTTCCTGCCGGTGACGCCGTCGGGCGGCTACGTCGAGCAGACCCTGCTGGCGCGGCTGGTGCGGCGCTACGGCAATCCCGATCTGGTGCCGCTGCACCGGCTGGATCGCGCCACCGCCGGCCTGGTGCTGTTCTCGGCCGATCCGCGCACGCGCGCGGCCTATCAGGCGCTGTTCCGCGAGCGCCGCATCGACAAGCGTTACGAGGCCCTGGCCGCGCCCTTGCCGCAGTACGCGTTTCCGCTGCAGCGGGCCACGCGGCTGGAGCCGGGCGAACCGTTCTTTCTCATGCGCGAAGCGCAGGGCGTGCCGAACAGCCTGACCCGGATCGAGGTGCTGGATCGCGGCGACACGCATTGGCGCTACGGTCTGGAGCCGGTCAGCGGACGCAAGCATCAGCTGCGCGTGCACATGGCCGCGGTGGGCGCGCCCATCCTCAACGACCCGTTCTATCCCTTGGCCGAACAGCGCAGCGCGGACGACTACGCGCGGCCGTTGAAACTGCTGGCGCGCTCGCTGGCCTTCGTCGATCCGCTGGACGGCGCGGAGCGGCGCTACGAGAGCAGTTACTCGCTTTGA
- a CDS encoding gamma-glutamyl-gamma-aminobutyrate hydrolase family protein (Members of this family of hydrolases with an active site Cys residue belong to MEROPS family C26.), which translates to MPRILVFQHVAAEPLGTLDPLIRRRGHRIRFTNFERDPQAQPNVDRYRGLIVLGGPMNVEDQAQRPHLRTELLAIERMLEQGKPVLGICLGAQLLAHVLGAPVRRHHQPEIGWYPLHATEPGRADPVLAPLAESAPVFQWHRYSFEVPQGATHLARTDGCEQQAFRWGDNAYGFQFHLEMDVPLIERWLANPAYRQELAELGHDTSEAAIRAHTAEHIAGMQQRADAVFNNFLDLVGRPQRRYTLPSREWV; encoded by the coding sequence ATGCCCCGCATCCTGGTCTTCCAACACGTCGCCGCCGAGCCGCTGGGCACGCTGGACCCGTTGATCCGCCGTCGCGGGCACCGCATCCGCTTCACCAATTTCGAACGCGACCCGCAGGCCCAGCCCAACGTCGACCGCTACCGCGGCCTGATCGTGCTGGGCGGGCCGATGAACGTCGAGGATCAGGCCCAGCGTCCGCACCTGCGCACCGAGCTGCTGGCGATCGAACGCATGCTGGAACAGGGCAAGCCGGTGCTGGGCATCTGCCTGGGCGCGCAGCTGCTCGCGCACGTGCTGGGCGCGCCGGTGCGGCGCCACCACCAGCCCGAGATCGGCTGGTACCCGCTGCATGCGACCGAACCGGGCCGCGCCGATCCGGTGCTGGCGCCGCTGGCCGAAAGCGCGCCGGTGTTCCAATGGCACCGCTACAGCTTCGAGGTACCGCAAGGCGCGACGCATCTGGCGCGCACCGACGGCTGCGAGCAGCAGGCGTTCCGCTGGGGCGACAACGCCTACGGTTTTCAGTTCCACCTGGAAATGGACGTGCCGCTGATCGAGCGCTGGCTGGCCAACCCGGCCTACCGGCAGGAGCTGGCCGAACTCGGCCACGACACCAGCGAGGCCGCGATCCGCGCCCACACCGCCGAGCACATCGCCGGCATGCAGCAGCGCGCCGACGCGGTATTCAACAACTTCCTCGACCTGGTCGGGCGGCCGCAGCGGCGTTACACCCTGCCCTCGCGCGAGTGGGTGTGA
- a CDS encoding DEAD/DEAH box helicase, translated as MSAETPSSDTASSTPDSPGLKFTDLALSEPLLRALADVGYESPSPIQAATIPPLLEGRDVLGQAQTGTGKTAAFALPILAQIDPKRFKPQALVLAPTRELAIQVAEAFQKYATHLPGFHVLPIYGGQSYYPQLQALKRGVQVVVGTPGRVIDHLERGSLDLSELRCLVLDEADEMLRMGFIDDVENVLKKTPESRQVALFSATMPAPIKRIAQTYLKQPVEIAIKAKTATAANIRQRYWSVSGVHKLDALTRILEAESFDAMIVFSRTKLGTEELAEKLSARGISAAAINGDVQQAQREKTIQNLKDGKIDVLVATDVAARGLDVERISHVLNYDIPYDTESYVHRIGRTGRAGRKGEAILFVTPRERGMLRAIERATRQPIEPMELPSVETVNEQRVSRFLGRISDALESSDLSLFRDMVERYEREKNVPAVEIAAALAKLVQGDNPLLLTPPPAAQRYQREERDGPREHRGAATRKFVERDNASNAGAHRREHPRAEARPPRDAGYTPRDEAPPAHRHEARQFTPPSPQRSVNTAESFFDDEAPAPRIERDRAPRPPQAGAEVGMETFRIEVGHSHGVQPGNIVGAIANEADLESRYIGRIDIRDDYTLVDLPEGMPRELMEHLKKVRVAGQPLRIARAEPGDSEGGRGRRPGGPGASRGPGGPRPAGGKPHGAGPRKPFKPRDPR; from the coding sequence ATGAGCGCCGAGACGCCCAGTTCCGACACCGCAAGTTCCACCCCCGACAGCCCGGGCCTGAAATTCACCGACCTCGCCCTGTCCGAGCCGCTGCTGCGCGCCCTGGCCGACGTCGGCTACGAGTCGCCCTCGCCGATCCAGGCCGCCACCATCCCGCCGCTGCTGGAAGGCCGCGACGTGCTCGGCCAGGCCCAGACCGGCACCGGCAAGACCGCCGCGTTCGCGCTGCCGATCCTGGCCCAGATCGACCCCAAGCGCTTCAAGCCGCAGGCGCTGGTGCTGGCGCCGACGCGCGAGCTGGCGATCCAGGTGGCCGAGGCGTTCCAGAAGTACGCCACCCACCTGCCGGGCTTCCACGTGCTGCCGATCTACGGCGGCCAGAGCTACTACCCGCAGCTGCAGGCGCTCAAGCGCGGCGTGCAGGTGGTGGTGGGCACCCCGGGCCGCGTGATCGACCACCTCGAACGCGGCTCGCTGGATCTGTCGGAACTGCGCTGCCTGGTGCTGGACGAAGCCGACGAAATGCTGCGCATGGGCTTCATCGACGACGTCGAGAACGTCCTCAAGAAGACCCCGGAATCGCGCCAGGTCGCGCTGTTCTCGGCGACCATGCCGGCGCCGATCAAGCGCATCGCCCAGACCTACCTGAAGCAGCCGGTCGAGATCGCGATCAAGGCCAAGACCGCCACCGCCGCCAACATCCGCCAGCGTTACTGGTCGGTCAGCGGCGTGCACAAGCTCGACGCGCTGACCCGCATCCTCGAAGCCGAAAGCTTCGACGCCATGATCGTGTTCTCGCGCACCAAGCTGGGCACCGAGGAACTGGCCGAGAAGCTCTCCGCCAGGGGCATTTCCGCCGCTGCCATCAACGGCGACGTGCAGCAGGCGCAGCGCGAGAAGACCATCCAGAACCTCAAGGACGGCAAGATCGACGTGCTGGTCGCCACCGACGTGGCCGCGCGCGGCCTGGACGTGGAGCGCATCAGCCACGTGCTGAACTACGACATCCCCTACGACACCGAAAGCTACGTCCACCGCATCGGCCGCACCGGCCGCGCCGGCCGCAAGGGCGAGGCGATCCTGTTCGTGACCCCGCGCGAGCGCGGCATGCTGCGCGCGATCGAACGCGCCACGCGCCAGCCGATCGAGCCGATGGAGCTGCCCAGCGTCGAGACCGTCAACGAACAGCGCGTGTCGCGCTTCCTGGGCCGCATCAGCGACGCCCTGGAAAGCAGCGACCTCAGCCTGTTCCGCGACATGGTCGAGCGCTACGAGCGCGAGAAGAACGTGCCTGCGGTCGAAATCGCCGCCGCGCTGGCCAAGCTGGTGCAGGGCGACAACCCGCTGCTGCTGACCCCGCCGCCGGCCGCGCAGCGCTACCAGCGCGAGGAGCGCGACGGTCCGCGCGAGCACCGTGGCGCCGCCACGCGCAAGTTCGTCGAGCGCGACAACGCGTCCAACGCCGGCGCCCATCGCCGCGAGCACCCGCGTGCCGAAGCGCGCCCGCCGCGCGACGCCGGTTACACGCCGCGCGACGAGGCGCCGCCCGCGCACCGCCACGAGGCGCGCCAGTTCACCCCGCCCTCGCCGCAGCGCTCGGTCAACACCGCCGAATCGTTCTTCGACGACGAGGCGCCCGCGCCGCGCATCGAGCGCGACCGCGCGCCGCGTCCGCCGCAAGCCGGCGCCGAGGTCGGCATGGAGACCTTCCGCATCGAGGTCGGCCACAGCCACGGCGTGCAGCCGGGCAACATCGTCGGCGCGATCGCCAACGAAGCCGACCTGGAAAGCCGCTACATCGGCCGCATCGACATCCGCGACGACTACACCCTGGTCGACCTGCCCGAAGGCATGCCGCGCGAGCTGATGGAGCACCTGAAGAAGGTGCGCGTGGCCGGCCAGCCGCTGCGCATCGCACGCGCCGAACCCGGCGACAGCGAAGGCGGCCGCGGCCGTCGTCCCGGCGGTCCTGGCGCGTCTCGCGGCCCAGGCGGCCCGCGCCCCGCTGGCGGCAAGCCGCACGGCGCCGGCCCGCGCAAGCCGTTCAAGCCGCGCGATCCGCGCTGA
- a CDS encoding amidohydrolase family protein: MRRRPLSRLSARRLPAALAAAVLAALPLAAFAQNADWTLIHAGHLLDRPGQAPRGASTLLLRNGRVEAVRDGHLDASAFTGAPADAAVIDLRDRYVLPGLIDSHVHLTSDKAGVEGQLDSVANGVADHAYEAAVNARKTLHAGFTTVRNLGDDDGVTLALRDAVAAGKLPGPRIVDAGSAISTTSGHMDPTLGFREELHAALSAHGNTCDGADDCRRAVRRQVARGVDVIKIATTGGVNSRIGAGLGQQMFDDEARAIVETAHLYRKKVAVHAHGADGIAVALRAGADSIEHGTLLDREDIALFRKTGAYYVPTLSTVNGYKERLANNPQAYTGEVRAKIEWRIGITGKSLEAAVPAGVKIAFGTDAGVSLHGRNADEFELMVAHGMTAPQAIQAATVNAADLLGLADQVGSLEPGKRADLIAVSGDPLQDVTVLKRVEFVMKDGKVEKDARTR, from the coding sequence GTGCGCCGCCGCCCCCTGTCCCGACTCTCCGCGCGGCGCCTGCCGGCCGCGCTCGCCGCGGCGGTGCTCGCCGCCCTGCCGCTGGCCGCGTTCGCGCAGAACGCCGACTGGACCCTGATCCACGCCGGCCACCTGCTCGACCGCCCCGGCCAGGCGCCGCGCGGCGCCAGCACCTTGTTGCTGCGCAACGGCCGCGTCGAAGCCGTGCGCGACGGCCATCTGGACGCCAGCGCCTTCACCGGCGCGCCCGCGGACGCGGCGGTGATCGATCTGCGCGACCGCTACGTGCTGCCGGGCCTGATCGACAGCCATGTGCACCTGACCTCGGACAAGGCCGGCGTCGAAGGCCAGTTGGACAGCGTCGCCAACGGCGTTGCCGATCACGCTTACGAGGCGGCGGTGAACGCGCGCAAGACCCTGCATGCCGGCTTCACCACGGTGCGCAACCTCGGCGACGACGACGGCGTGACGTTGGCCCTGCGCGACGCGGTCGCGGCCGGCAAGCTGCCGGGGCCGCGCATCGTCGATGCCGGCTCGGCGATTTCCACCACCTCCGGCCACATGGACCCGACCCTGGGCTTCCGCGAGGAACTGCACGCCGCCTTGTCCGCGCACGGCAACACCTGCGACGGCGCCGACGACTGCCGCCGCGCGGTGCGGCGCCAGGTCGCGCGCGGTGTCGACGTGATCAAGATCGCCACCACCGGCGGCGTCAACAGCCGTATCGGCGCGGGCCTGGGCCAGCAGATGTTCGACGACGAGGCGCGCGCCATCGTCGAAACCGCGCACCTGTACCGCAAGAAGGTCGCGGTGCACGCGCACGGCGCCGACGGCATCGCGGTGGCGCTGCGCGCGGGCGCGGATTCGATCGAGCACGGCACCTTGCTCGATCGCGAGGACATCGCCCTGTTCCGCAAGACCGGCGCCTACTACGTGCCCACGCTGTCGACGGTCAATGGCTACAAGGAGCGTCTGGCCAACAACCCACAGGCCTACACCGGCGAGGTGCGGGCCAAGATCGAATGGCGCATCGGCATCACCGGCAAGTCGCTGGAGGCGGCGGTGCCGGCCGGGGTCAAGATCGCCTTCGGCACCGATGCCGGCGTCAGCCTGCACGGCCGCAACGCCGACGAATTCGAGCTCATGGTCGCCCACGGCATGACCGCGCCGCAGGCGATCCAGGCCGCCACCGTCAACGCCGCCGATCTGCTGGGCCTGGCCGACCAGGTCGGCAGCCTGGAGCCGGGCAAGCGCGCCGACCTGATCGCGGTCAGCGGCGATCCGCTGCAAGACGTGACGGTGCTCAAGCGGGTCGAGTTCGTGATGAAAGACGGCAAGGTCGAGAAGGACGCGCGCACGCGCTAA
- a CDS encoding YaiI/YqxD family protein, which yields MTDTPAPAAQIWVDADACPGVIREILFRAADRARIQVTLVANQWLRTPGSRYVRAIQVPSGLDVADNEIVQRVAHGDLVVTQDIPLAALVLEKGAIALNPRGDLYTADNIAQRLSMRNFMDELRGAGVQTGGPPVFHARDRQAFANQLDRWLAQRPR from the coding sequence TTGACCGACACCCCCGCCCCCGCCGCCCAGATCTGGGTCGATGCCGACGCCTGCCCGGGCGTGATCCGCGAGATCCTGTTCCGCGCCGCCGATCGCGCGCGCATCCAGGTGACCCTGGTCGCCAATCAATGGCTGCGCACGCCCGGCTCGCGCTACGTGCGCGCGATCCAGGTGCCGTCCGGCCTGGACGTGGCCGACAACGAGATCGTGCAGCGGGTCGCGCACGGCGACCTGGTGGTCACCCAGGACATCCCGCTGGCCGCGCTGGTGCTGGAAAAAGGCGCGATCGCGCTGAACCCGCGCGGCGATCTCTACACCGCCGACAACATCGCCCAGCGCCTGTCGATGCGCAATTTCATGGACGAGCTGCGCGGCGCCGGGGTGCAGACCGGAGGTCCGCCGGTGTTCCACGCGCGCGACCGCCAGGCCTTCGCCAACCAGCTCGACCGCTGGCTCGCGCAACGGCCGCGCTGA
- a CDS encoding glutathione S-transferase, producing MIRVHHLNNSRSQRVLWLLEELALPYEVVRYQRDAQTMLAPPELRQVHPLGKSPVLEDQGRILAESAAILEYLAERYDSDHRFSPPAAPADASERLRCRYWLHYAEGSAMPPLLLSLVFARLKRAPMPFFAKPVARGIADKAMAAFVGPQLKLHLDYIEAELGRHEWFAGERFGIADIQMSFPVEAAVARVGGERPRMRAFLERIHARPAYQRALERGGPFDLMS from the coding sequence ATGATCCGCGTCCACCACCTCAATAATTCGCGCTCGCAGCGCGTGCTGTGGCTGCTGGAAGAGCTGGCGCTGCCTTACGAGGTGGTGCGCTACCAGCGCGACGCCCAGACCATGCTGGCGCCGCCGGAACTGCGCCAGGTGCACCCGCTGGGCAAATCGCCGGTGCTGGAGGACCAGGGGCGGATCCTGGCCGAATCGGCCGCGATCCTGGAATACCTGGCCGAGCGCTACGACAGCGACCACCGTTTTTCGCCGCCCGCCGCTCCGGCGGATGCGTCCGAACGCCTGCGCTGCCGCTACTGGCTGCACTACGCCGAAGGTTCGGCGATGCCGCCGCTGCTGCTGAGCCTGGTGTTCGCGCGCCTGAAGCGCGCGCCGATGCCGTTTTTCGCCAAGCCGGTCGCGCGCGGCATCGCCGACAAGGCGATGGCGGCCTTCGTCGGACCGCAGCTGAAACTGCACCTGGACTACATCGAGGCCGAACTCGGCCGCCACGAATGGTTCGCCGGCGAGCGCTTCGGCATCGCCGACATCCAGATGAGCTTTCCGGTCGAGGCCGCGGTCGCGCGCGTGGGCGGCGAGCGCCCGCGCATGCGCGCCTTCCTCGAGCGCATCCATGCCCGTCCGGCCTACCAGCGCGCGCTGGAGCGCGGCGGTCCGTTCGACCTGATGAGCTGA